A segment of the Lycium barbarum isolate Lr01 chromosome 7, ASM1917538v2, whole genome shotgun sequence genome:
TAAGAATTCTCGTGATACTTTTAGGACTGGACAAATAACTGCTCTTCTCCAGATGGATATGCCTTAAGTTAGTAACTGCCCATATCTTACCTGGTAAAATTGCAGCTCTGTCGTGCATTCTTATTTGCCTATAAATTAATGTTTGCAAATTTTGAAGCTCTGAGATTGATGCAGGAAGATTGCCCTCGGATGCAACTGCAAGGTATCTCAAATGAATTAACTTTGTCATCTCAATTGGGAATGAAGAGAACTTATGATGGAAGATGTCCAATACTCGGAGAAGCTTGAAGCGGGAAAGAAGGTCAAATTTTGGAGAAAGTGATGGAGAAACTATAAATTCACCAAAAAAATAGAAAGATCTGGCAAGAACGGGCGATAGCTTAAAGCAATCATTTGAGTAAGTTTTGGTATGGAAACTGAAGCGACGAACATCATGCTTTCTTGTTTCAAGAGTAGGGATTTGGGGATCAGTTCTCATAACGTGCATGAACTTTGTCATTTCAGCTTCTCTCAAACAGAAGTCACGCAGTAGGTCATGCATTCCACAGGCTTTTATCTCCCCATTCCATCTTCGCCTTCTAACCATTATCAAGTTTCTAGTGATGAGATCCTCCAAATAATCTTTTGCTACTTCCTCCAAGCTTTTACGCCTTTCAGTCCTTATAAAACCCTCGGCGATCCATAACTGGATCAATCTACAAGCATCAACTTCAAAATCCTTAGGGAAAGCACCCATAGAAAGGAAGCAAGGTTTGAGCTGATTAGGCAAGTTATTGTAACTTAAACCGAGCACTCCTAAGCATTTATCTGGATCGCTAGCTACTATTGCACTTATAGTTTTGGAAACATCCTCCCAACTTTCTAACGTCCTAGCTATGTTAGAGAGATGTCCAGCGATCACTAAAATAGTTAAGGGTAGTCCTTGGCATTTCTCTGCTATTTGCTTCCCAATGTCCTCCAACTTAGGAACGTCAAGATGTTCTGCTCCAAACACCTTATCATGAAGTAACTTCCAACTTTCATCTAATGTCAAGAGGTTCATTTCGTGTGGAGGGCTATCAGGATTTGCATATATAGCCACTTCTTTTTGCCTAGTTGTTAATAGGATTCGACTTCCATTATCGTCATCAGGAAATATTCTTGTCATAGTATCCCAAGTATCCATACTCcaaatatcatcaacaacaagaaGGTATCTTCGACACTTTAATTTTCTTTGCAGTAGGACAGCTAACTGATCATCATCACTTCTGTCATAGATGTTATCTATCGACTTAATTAACTGATCCTGATCACTCTTGTGGCAGGTTATGGAAATGCAATGTAAACAAGCTAATAACACATCTCTTATATGAAATTCATGTGATATTGTAACCCAGGCTCGAATGTCAAAATGATACCTGATTGCAAGATGATCATAAGCTTGTCTAGCGAGTGTTGTTTTGCCAATCCCACCCATGCCTGATATTGTGACAATTTCTAGAGCAGAGGGAGATCCAATCAATCTCTCAATCATTTTTGTCAAGTCATCATCAAGACCAACTATGGCATCTCCCAAATTTGGCATGGCATTACTTCTTGATGAAGAACCAATCAAGGAATTCCTGGTTTGAGTTTCATTAGCAGGCTCATTTTTGCTAAAATCAGAAACAATCTGCACCACTTCTATCTTTGTTGCCTCGATCTTTTCCACTGATGGTAGCAAGTTTTTTAGTAAAACTTCGCGTGCCACTCCAATTATCCAGGATAAGCCTTTGATTTGACAAATCTTTAATTCAACAACATCTTCTACTTCATTAGCAGCAGCCCTTATCTTTCCTTCCAAATATTTCATCATTGCAGGGTCAACCTTGATTTTGCTAGTTTCTTCAAGAGTTTTTCGAAAATATTCCGCAGTATCACGAAGAGATTCGATTATTTGAGCAGTTTGACCTTGTATTAGTAGTGGATTCCTCTGCTGAAGTTGCTCAATAGTTTGAAGTAGAGAAATTACAGCAGTATAAGCCATCAACTTAAGATCAGATTATATAGAAACAATGGCAGGTTTTGGAAGATGATAAAGCTCAATCCAGTAAGGAGAAAGAATTGGAATACTTTTGACTAATATGGAGAGAAAGGAACAATGAACTTTTGAGAAAGTGAAGACTAAAGTATACTTGTAGTATAACACCCTTGCATTTCCAACACTGGCTTTGGTGTATTTCAATAAACTATGTGACTATTGGTCAATTAAAAAAATCAAGGATGAGATTATTCAATGTGCAAATGTAGACTGAGTGTGAGTTTGTTGCAGAATGGCAATGAATCAGGTcagtcttctttttttttctttttttctttttctatctttttcttcttcttgttccATCTCAGATCAGTCAAAGTTAGGAAGGCAAATGGAAAAAGTAATACTATTCTATTCTGTCCATCTTGATTTAacgtaatattttattttttagtgGTAAATaactttacaacaacaacataattggtgtaatctcacaagtggggtctggagatggtagagtgtacgcagaccttatccctaccttggaAGGTAGAAATGCTGTTTCCGGAAGAACCTTGGCCTAAGAAAAAGCAtgacaaaaggtcagataagaGTTGACGAGGTTGGTAAATAACGTTATCAAGAGAAAAACAAAACTTAGTGATGGTAATTAAATTTGTATAAATGATTTGATGAAAGGCTTGGATATAAGTGTATCAAACTTTATTGGCCGGTGGCCCGAAATTTTGCTGAAGCTCTTATCCTTTGATATGAAATTTGGTTTAAGATTTGTCCTAGAACGGCTAAGTTCTCTGACAAACACTCTAGCAATGTACACGTGCACATATTTGTTTAAATTTATTGGCATATTTAGAGCAAGTTCTCCGACTTCAACTGTTTTTACACTTTCAATTTAAAGTAATGATAATATATAAACATATTATATATCACATTCATCCTGATAACTCTAAATCTTGGATTTGTATCTACAAACAATATTGTGCTTAGACTTCATAGTTGACCAATCACATGTTCTTGGGCGATGCAACAGTATAGTAGGATCAATGGTCAGTTGTTTAATTAGATGTGTTGTAAACCCATTGGTTTAATTGGCACAAAGTT
Coding sequences within it:
- the LOC132601355 gene encoding putative late blight resistance protein homolog R1A-3, whose amino-acid sequence is MAYTAVISLLQTIEQLQQRNPLLIQGQTAQIIESLRDTAEYFRKTLEETSKIKVDPAMMKYLEGKIRAAANEVEDVVELKICQIKGLSWIIGVAREVLLKNLLPSVEKIEATKIEVVQIVSDFSKNEPANETQTRNSLIGSSSRSNAMPNLGDAIVGLDDDLTKMIERLIGSPSALEIVTISGMGGIGKTTLARQAYDHLAIRYHFDIRAWVTISHEFHIRDVLLACLHCISITCHKSDQDQLIKSIDNIYDRSDDDQLAVLLQRKLKCRRYLLVVDDIWSMDTWDTMTRIFPDDDNGSRILLTTRQKEVAIYANPDSPPHEMNLLTLDESWKLLHDKVFGAEHLDVPKLEDIGKQIAEKCQGLPLTILVIAGHLSNIARTLESWEDVSKTISAIVASDPDKCLGVLGLSYNNLPNQLKPCFLSMGAFPKDFEVDACRLIQLWIAEGFIRTERRKSLEEVAKDYLEDLITRNLIMVRRRRWNGEIKACGMHDLLRDFCLREAEMTKFMHVMRTDPQIPTLETRKHDVRRFSFHTKTYSNDCFKLSPVLARSFYFFGEFIVSPSLSPKFDLLSRFKLLRVLDIFHHKFSSFPIEMTKLIHLRYLAVASEGNLPASISELQNLQTLIYRQIRMHDRAAILPGKIWAVTNLRHIHLEKSSYLSSPKSITRILTRRMDHALGMSNLEEFSTLCFSSCTSEVFTGIPNLRSLSIRETPSESSRKHMRECVIDMSTLGNLEALKCFYNPHSKHYQPNWIKRFVFPTSLKRLNLSGSHFPWEDISSLVMLPNLEELKLKSNACHGEVWRLTDEEKFKKLKFLLISWTNLKHWDASSDNFPHLQRLVLKNCIYLEKIPEDLGEICPLESIELHDCSTSTEVSARRIKEEQENLGNDILKVLINKSLIQKTKDSSPILEIKRKFDEQATKLSGMWDVLLDNIFGSGTAQ